The following proteins are encoded in a genomic region of Arachis stenosperma cultivar V10309 chromosome 4, arast.V10309.gnm1.PFL2, whole genome shotgun sequence:
- the LOC130972963 gene encoding copper transporter 6-like — MASITAAEGVPAPYNSTVATRLGRRRIPIHTSFYWDHKVDILFRCWPGDSVGMYVVALMLVFAMAVLVEWLSFTNIVKLKPGGSNDVVGGLLKTGLYGVRSGLSYLVMLAVMSFNGGVFIVAIGGHVIGFLIFGTRAFRRKTAVPDSSKPLDLRVQ; from the coding sequence ATGGCATCAATCACCGCGGCGGAGGGCGTGCCGGCACCGTATAACTCCACGGTGGCCACTCGGCTAGGCCGGAGAAGAATTCCGATCCACACCAGCTTCTATTGGGACCACAAGGTAGACATACTTTTCCGGTGCTGGCCGGGCGACAGCGTGGGCATGTATGTGGTGGCGCTGATGCTGGTGTTCGCAATGGCGGTGCTGGTAGAGTGGCTTTCGTTCACCAACATAGTGAAGCTTAAGCCAGGGGGCTCAAACGACGTCGTTGGGGGGCTATTGAAGACGGGGCTATACGGCGTGCGTTCCGGCCTCTCTTACTTGGTGATGCTGGCCGTTATGTCGTTTAACGGTGGGGTTTTTATTGTCGCAATTGGTGGCCACGTCATCGGGTTCTTGATTTTCGGTACTCGAGCGTTCAGAAGGAAGACGGCTGTACCGGACTCGTCTAAGCCGTTGGATTTGCGAGTTCAGTAA